ATCCAGGGCCACCCGGATTACCTTATCAAAACCCTTTTACATGGTCTCAGTGGCGATTTGGATGGTCAATCCTTTGCGGGAGTTATGATGGCACCGATGGGTAACAACAGCGACGAATGGATTGCTTCGGTGGCATCATTTGTCCGGACAAATTTTGAAAACGAAGCCTCACTGGTCACACCTGAAGACGTGGCCAGGGTGCGAAGCCAAACCGCTGAAATAAAAAAACCCTACACTTTCGGGGAACTCATGGCTTCTGTGCCTCAGTTGCTGGAGGTAAATAATAATTGGAAACTAACAGCCAGTCATAGTGCAGATATCCGTAAAGGAAGTACCTCCTCTCCTTTGGGGGCATTAAATTTTGAAGGGTGGACGACCGGCATTACCCAACAATCGGGTATGTGGTTCCAAATTGAATTGCCTGAAGTATGGAAGCTTTCGGAATTGACTTTTTTCTCTCCTTCAATTAGCCGGGGCTGGCGGGAAGGTTCTCCCCCGCCTATCGGTACATTTCCTATCCAATATAAGGTGGCTGTCTCAAAAAATGGGAAAGACTGGACGGATGTGATCGCTGATGGAAAAGGAAATGGCGCCCGTAGCCTAATACGTTTTTCGCCTGTAGAGGCTAAGTTTCTGCGAATCACGCTGACCCAATCTGCGGAAATCGTTCACGGTGAAAAACTGGGACAGCCGTTTGATTTTGAAGTACCCTGGACTATGAGGGAACTCAAAATATATGGATTGAAAGAATAGCAGATGGAGAATGTTTATTTCAAAAAATCTTCAATGAAGGCCATTTTAGGCTTATAAACAGTATTCTCCCAGGTTTCTTTATAAGCGGGCTGATCCATATGATGTCCTCTGTAAGGAACCCCAAAGGTGATTTTTTCCCCTTTAGACTGGTTGATGGCTGCATAGATAGAAATTGACGGACAAGTCCGGTCGATAAAGCCGATTTCAGTTACAAGCGTAGCTTTGCTGTTTTTGAGCAGGTGCGCAGTATCAAAATAAGGCAGGGTCTCCCGCATTTTTGCGGAATCCCCGTTGGCCTTAAAGGGATTTGGCCACCCGCCGGCTCTATTCAAAAATGGGCCTCCCCAATCGCACATGGCCGGTACCGTTGCAACTGCTGCCGTTACTCGTTTATCCAAACCCGCAGCGGCCAAAGCCTGGCCACCGCCCTGACTTTCTCCAATTACGATGATGCGTTTTCCGTCCCATTCCGGCTGACTGGTGAGAAAATCGAGGGTTCGGATCAGTCGAAGATACATGCCCCGGAAGTAGAAATCTTCTTTGTTCTCCACTCCGGCGATATAGTAATTTTTTAATTCACCACTTTCCAGTTCGTCATAATAAGACTGAGGTTGCCCGTTGAGCATACCGTGCGCATTTAAATCAAAGGCAAGTGCGCCATGCCCCATTTTTGCGTATCGCAGGGCTGTTTCGGGTTGAGAAAGACACCAGGAACCTTTTACCCCTGCTGCATGGACAAACAGGACGATGGGCAGAGATTGGGGTTTCGCTGTTTCTGGTTTTGCAAAATAGCCCCTCGCCGGTTTGGGGCCGGTACAGTTGATTTCTATATCCGAGCACAAATAGCCTTTTTCAGTATCCGATACCGGAACTGATTTTACCTCCATGGGCAGTGCTTTCAGCGATTTTTTCTCGATCTTCCAATAGCTGTCCATGTCTTTGGGGCGCCGGGTTCCGGGCAAAAAATGATCCGGATCCACAACCAATCCTATACTGGCGATTTCTTCTCCCATTTTCACCTCAAAAATAAGTGCTGTAGGTTCATTACAGATTTCGTCCCATAACAAAACTTCCGGGCCTGAATAGCTGATTTTTTTTTCTGTCGTCTCCAGGCTGTAGTTTTTCCTGATTTTGACAGTCACCGAATCTGTTCCTGGTTCTGTAATGGAGAAGCTGACCCGAATGTTTTCCCCCTTCGCATAAATACCCGATTTATTGGATTGGGTTAATACAATATTTTGCCCTGAAGAAATTGAGGCAAACACAACTAAACACAAGACAGAACCAAGCAGTCGCTGGAATATTTTCATAGAAATGGTGTAATTCTGTGGCATTATTCCGAATATACAGAATAGTTTTTATATATGATTCGCTACCTGCTATTTGCATTATTGGCGGCTGCGCTGGCCGCAGGCGTATTTCTGTTTACACGAGATCGTGGCTACCCGGCAGACGAGCATTCGCTTGCGCAGGGAGAGCAATTGTTTTCCTTAAATTGTTCTTCCTGCCACGCCCTGGAATCTGAGGGATTTGGCCCGCCTTTGGGTGGGGTTACAGAACTTTTTTCCGAAAAATCATTAATCCAATTCATTAAAAACCCTTCAAAAGCCATTGAGTCTGGAGAGGAACGGGCTACTAAACTCCATGAAAGATATAAGCAGATAATGCCTCCTTTTGAACGGCTGGCAGATGCGGAAATTCGCAATATTCTTTCTTATATCCATAGTCAAACCGAATTACACCATATCCTGCCTTTTTCAATGGACAATGGGACTGAAGTGAAAGGACTGACGGGAAGGCTGGTTGACCCGGTGATTCGTTCTGGATTGAAAATTGAATTAGAAGAAGTCGTTCAGATTCCCCGGCTGCCGGGAAGTTCTCCAGACCTTGGAATTGTAACACTCCGGCCTCATCCTGCGGCAAATGGCGTTGTATTTGTGAGCGACCAGAATGGGTATATTTATCGGATTCACAACGGTAAAGCAGAAGTTTTCCTCGACGCCCGGAAGCATATTCCTGATTTCCAAAGTGGCCCGGGCATTGCAACCGGAATAGCCAGCTTCGAGTTTCATCCGGATTTTTTGCAAAATGGTTTGTTCTATATGCTTCATGCAGAGACCTTTAAAGGGAAAATCGCCGATTATAGTGTCCTTGTCGATACCTTTAAGTCGGAGGTGCAGTGGGTAGTCGCGGAATGGAAAATGGATAATGTAAATGATAGTCTGTTCCGTGGAACGCATCGTGAGTTACTTC
The Bacteroidia bacterium DNA segment above includes these coding regions:
- a CDS encoding alpha/beta fold hydrolase, yielding MKIFQRLLGSVLCLVVFASISSGQNIVLTQSNKSGIYAKGENIRVSFSITEPGTDSVTVKIRKNYSLETTEKKISYSGPEVLLWDEICNEPTALIFEVKMGEEIASIGLVVDPDHFLPGTRRPKDMDSYWKIEKKSLKALPMEVKSVPVSDTEKGYLCSDIEINCTGPKPARGYFAKPETAKPQSLPIVLFVHAAGVKGSWCLSQPETALRYAKMGHGALAFDLNAHGMLNGQPQSYYDELESGELKNYYIAGVENKEDFYFRGMYLRLIRTLDFLTSQPEWDGKRIIVIGESQGGGQALAAAGLDKRVTAAVATVPAMCDWGGPFLNRAGGWPNPFKANGDSAKMRETLPYFDTAHLLKNSKATLVTEIGFIDRTCPSISIYAAINQSKGEKITFGVPYRGHHMDQPAYKETWENTVYKPKMAFIEDFLK
- a CDS encoding PQQ-dependent sugar dehydrogenase, yielding MIRYLLFALLAAALAAGVFLFTRDRGYPADEHSLAQGEQLFSLNCSSCHALESEGFGPPLGGVTELFSEKSLIQFIKNPSKAIESGEERATKLHERYKQIMPPFERLADAEIRNILSYIHSQTELHHILPFSMDNGTEVKGLTGRLVDPVIRSGLKIELEEVVQIPRLPGSSPDLGIVTLRPHPAANGVVFVSDQNGYIYRIHNGKAEVFLDARKHIPDFQSGPGIATGIASFEFHPDFLQNGLFYMLHAETFKGKIADYSVLVDTFKSEVQWVVAEWKMDNVNDSLFRGTHRELLRLHAPTFGHGAQDMGFIPGLKKGDPEYGLLYFGFGDGGANNIKHPEIGHRLTAFLGSIMRIDPAGNNSKNGKYGIPVSNPFVNETDPLTVKEIYAYGFRNPHRFSWDQTHNNRMIASDIGEANIEEVNVIEKGGDYGWPSREGTYGITTTRDLKTVYQLPEIDRKLYKLPFAQFDHEEGNAISGGYVYDGDLTQLKDKYIFGDIVSGRLFFVNVDPMMTDSSVYELSIFQDGKETSLREMSQTKRIHLRIGYDRFAKQLYVITKVDGKIYRVSNAAKISEAN